The Prunus persica cultivar Lovell chromosome G8, Prunus_persica_NCBIv2, whole genome shotgun sequence genome includes a region encoding these proteins:
- the LOC18766538 gene encoding preprotein translocase subunit SCY2, chloroplastic: MEAALLSSQRFHPQLFPSKFRGAISGCDIQICCLPLARTSHVSLKTNPLQSCTRNFVSPNRPFPSKANKRVSAKFSNQFLNDYTNVEATPPESLNLEVPPLSPEDGTEISKQNDIDKAHTEQARPLTFRNRFLDFVRLSSVLNSAAESFFKSEIRRRLFVTAVLIVISRVGYFIPLPGFDRRLIPQDYLSFVSGSVDELGDFTAELKMSFFQLGISPQIIASIIMQVLCHLVPSLVKLRKEGLDGHEKIKSYIWWMSLGFAIVEAIILACYSLPYSIYAASYRVKHVMVTSMLLVCGAMTMTWICDTISESGFGQGSSLIICVQILTGYTETLYKMLSQLSGGSVSWGPYLLAVLGVFTVVTMWAVVVTEGCRKIKLQYYGFKLASSARDDSPITEVEPYIPFTINPSGMQPVLTTTYLLSFPSILASLLGSPFWEHVKEILNPDNSVGAGPWVYYSIYAFFVFLFNIFDIANLPKEIADYLNKMGARIPNIKPGKATIEYLTKIQASTRFWGGLLLSILATTSSILDHYLRNINAGFAIGLTSVLIIVGSIIELRRSYQAYNVMPSLSKALSRYGV; the protein is encoded by the exons ATGGAAGCCGCTCTTCTCAGCTCGCAACGCTTCCATCCCCAACTCTTCCCCTCAAAATTTCGAG GTGCAATTTCAGGTTGCGATATTCAAATTTGTTGTTTGCCCCTTGCTAGAACCAGCCATGTTTCCCTTAAGACAAACCCTTTACAATCTTGCACAAGAAATTTCGTGTCGCCAAACAGGCCCTTCCCGTCCAAAGCAAACAAGAGAGTCTCTGCAAAGTTCTCAAACCAGTTCCTAAATGATTATACAAACGTCGAGGCTACGCCCCCAGAGTCTCTAAATCTTGAAGTTCCTCCACTAAGTCCCGAAGATGGCACAGAAATCTCCAAACAAAACGACATTGACAAAGCACATACCGAGCAAGCAAGGCCTCTAACATTTAGAAATCGGTTTCTGGATTTTGTGCGCTTAAGTTCAGTCCTTAACAGTGCTGCTGAGTCATTCTTCAAGAGTGAGATTCGGCGGAGGTTATTTGTGACGGCAGTACTAATAGTGATCAGTCGTGTCGGTTATTTCATTCCTCTCCCTGGATTTGATAGAAGGTTGATCCCTCAAGATTACCTGAGCTTCGTATCGGGATCTGTTG ATGAACTTGGCGATTTCACAGCAGAGCTTAAAATGTCCTTCTTCCAGCTTGGAATCAGTCCTCAAATAATAGCATCGATTATTATGCAG GTACTTTGTCATCTTGTTCCCTCCCTAGTAAAGCTGCGGAAAGAAGGCTTAGATGGTCACGAGAAGATTAAGAGTTATAT ATGGTGGATGTCTCTTGGCTTTGCAATTGTGGAGGCCATCATACTGGCTTGTTACTCACTTCCATATTCAATCTATGCTGCTAGCTACAG GGTCAAGCATGTGATGGTGACAAGTATGTTACTGGTCTGTGGTGCGATGACAATGACTTGGATTTGTGATACCATCTCAGAATCTGGATTTG GTCAAGGTTCATCTCTAATCATATGTGTGCAAATATTGACTGGCTACACAGAGACGCTATACAAAATGTTGTCTCAGCTTTCAG GAGGTTCTGTTAGTTGGGGTCCGTACTTGCTTGCAGTATTGGGCGTTTTCACTGTAGTCACTATGTGGGCGGTTGTGGTAACTGAAGGTTGCAGGAAGATAAAGCTGCAGTACTATGGTTTTAAGCTTGCTTCTTCTGCAAG AGATGACTCGCCAATTACTGAAGTGGAGCCATATATCCCTTTTACCATTAACCCATCAGGAATGCAGCCTGTTCTCACCACCACTTATCTCTTGTCATTTCCGAGTATTCTTGCAAG TCTTCTTGGTTCGCCTTTCTGGGAGCATGTTAAGGAGATATTGAACCCTGACAATTCCGTTGGTGCAGGGCCTTGGGTGTACTACTCAATATATGCGTTTTTTGTCTTCTTATTCAATATATTTGACATT GCCAACTTGCCCAAGGAAATTGCTGATTACTTAAATAAGATGGGTGCTAGGATACCAAACATAAAACCTGGGAAGGCTACAATTGAGTACCTTACAAAGATTCAGGCATCAACACGTTTTTGGG GTGGGCTGTTGTTAAGTATATTGGCAACAACATCAAGCATACTGGATCATTATTTACGCAACATCAATGCAGGATTTGCAATTGGGTTGACGTCAGTCCTAATCATA GTGGGTTCTATAATCGAACTTAGAAGATCATATCAAGCATATAATGTAATGCCAAGTTTAAGTAAAGCCTTAAGCCGGTATGGTGTATAA
- the LOC18767688 gene encoding uncharacterized protein LOC18767688, translating to MEIAADSLDGSVIFHAINEISGFVLYMHQQIPSLLQDITLEFDSLCSEYKDSEMALHQNEVKPTLRRKHAGQMREAKRGIRRFQKLMRQVSDLQTALKLMISEVPQFQEAILVIGASPLRPHHVYELSFSSASAVPSSSGEHEHEKELDFGKSRAAEVLCRKAIRGLISKGAGCASYPGPSKLFLLVKAPPCLNLPLHFLPKRDFRYSNKIVPLRLKIKRKTQDQSMDALPVSSETGSSDGLVESAPNDFIWFQCRHVIKGLASNTPTEAE from the exons ATGGAGATCGCGGCGGACTCTCTGGACGGCTCTGTGATCTTCCACGCCATTAACGAAATCTCAGGTTTCGTGCTTTACATGCACCAGCAAATCCCTTC ACTGTTGCAGGATATTACTCTGGAATTCGATTCGCTCTGTTCTGAGTACAAGGATTCT GAAATGGCTCTTCACCAAAACGAGGTGAAGCCAACGCTTCGGAGAAAGCACGCCGGCCAAATGAGGGAAGCCAAGCGCGGGATTCGAAGATTCCAGAAGCTGATGCGTCAAGTTTCTGATCTCCAAACTGCGCTGAAGCTGATGATCAGCGAGGTTCCTCAGTTCCAAGAAGCCATTTTGGTGATCGGAGCGAGTCCGCTACGGCCTCATCATGTCTATGAGTTGAGCTTTTCAAGCGCAAGCGCTGTTCCTAGTAGCAGTGGTGAACATGAACATGAAAAGGAACTTGATTTCGGCAAAAGCAGAGCGGCAGAAGTGCTTTGTAGAAAAGCGATTCGGGGGCTGATCTCAAAGGGTGCTGGGTGTGCTTCTTATCCAGGGCCTTCCAAGTTGTTTCTGTTGGTGAAAGCTCCCCCTTGTCTCAATCTGCCTCTGCATTTTCTTCCCAAACGTGATTTCAGATACAGCAACAAG ATTGTGCCTTTAAGACTAAAGATTAAGAGAAAAACCCAAGATCAGAGCATGGATGCTCTTCCTGTTTCTTCTGAAACTGGCAGTTCTGATGGGTTGGTTGAGTCTGCTccaaatgattttatatg GTTCCAATGTCGGCATGTAATCAAGGGCCTGGCATCTAACACACCGACTGAAGCAGAATGA
- the LOC18767136 gene encoding DNA repair helicase XPD has translation MKFQVEDVTVYFPYDHIYPEQYAYMLELKRALDAKGHCLLEMPTGTGKTIALLSLITSYTLSKPQNPVKLIYCTRTVHEMEKTLAELKVLHNYQVKHLGPQAQILAVGLSSRKNLCVNPTVLAAENRDSVDAACRKLTASWVRALAAENPNVPTCEFLEQYEKAGSGAVLPPGVYTLQDLRAYGKQRGWCPYFLARHMVQFSNVVVYSYQYMLDPKVAGIISKEMQKESVVVFDEAHNIDNVCIEALSVSVRRQTLEGARRNLSKMQHEIERFKATDADRLRKEYNRLVEGLAQGGNLPLTDTWLQNPALPEDILKEAVPGNIRKADHFVHVLRRLVQYLEGRLETENVEKEGPVGFVASISTHAGIDQKTLKFCYDRLHSLMMTLEITDTDEFLHIQTICDFATLVGTYTRGFSIIIEPFDERMPHIPDPVLQLSCHDASLAIKPVFDRFQSVVITSGTLSPIDLYPRLLNFHPVVSRSFTMSLTRDCICPMVLTRGSDQLPVSTKFDMRSDLGVVRNYGRLLLEMVSVVPDGVVCFFVSYSYMDGIVNSWNENGILKEIMQHKLVFIETQDVVETTLALDNYRKACDCGRGAVFLSVARGKVAEGIDFDRHYGRLVIMFGIPFQYTLSKILLARLEYLRDTFQIKEGDFLTFDALRQAAQCVGRVIRSKADYGMMIFADKRYSRHDKRSKLPGWILSHLRDAHLNLSTDMALHIAREFLRKMAQPYDKAGSVSGRKTLLSQEDLENMGESIADEMLR, from the exons ATGAAGTTTCAAGTAGAAGACGTCACAGTCTACTTCCCATACGACCACATATACCCAGAGCAATATGCATACATGCTCGAGCTCAAGCGAGCCCTGGACGCTAAGGGCCACTGCCTCCTGGAGATGCCCACAGGCACGGGCAAGACCATCGCCCTCCTCTCCCTCATCACAAGTTACACTCTCTCCAAGCCCCAAAACCCAGTCAAGCTTATCTACTGCACTCGCACTGTTCACGAGATGGAGAAGACTCTCGCTGAGCTCAAGGTCCTCCACAATTACCAAGTTAAGCATCTGGGTCCCCAAGCACAGATCTTGGCTGTGGGGCTTTCGTCTCGGAAGAACCTCTGTGTCAACCCAACTGTCTTGGCAGCCGAAAATCGAGACTCTGTCGACGCAGCCTGCCGGAAATTGACTGCCAGCTGGGTGAGAGCCTTGGCCGCTGAGAACCCAAATGTGCCTACTTGTGAGTTTTTGGAGCAGTATGAGAAAGCTGGGTCTGGAGCGGTTTTGCCTCCCGGGGTTTATACCTTGCAG GATTTGAGGGCGTATGGGAAGCAGAGAGGGTGGTGTCCCTACTTCTTGGCAAGGCATATGGTGCAGTTCTCCAATGTGGTGGTTTACAGTTATCAGTATATGCTTGATCCTAAAGTGGCTGGGATTATTTCCAAGGAAATGCAGAAGGAGTCTGTTGTGGTGTTTGATGAGGCCCACAACATTGATAATGTGTGTATTGAAGCGCTTAGTGTTAGTGTGAGGAGGCAGACACTTGAAGGGGCCAGAAGGAATCTCAGTAAGATGCagcatgaaattgaaag GTTCAAGGCCACTGATGCGGATAGATTGCGTAAAGAATACAACCGACTTGTTGAGGGTTTGGCACAAGGAGGAAACCTACCTC TCACAGATACTTGGCTTCAAAATCCCGCTCTACCTGAAGATATTCTGAAGGAGGCTGTGCCTGGAAATATTCGCAAAGCAGACCATTTTGTGCATGTGTTACGAAGATTGGTCCAGTATTTGGAAGGGCGTCTTGAGACTGAGAATGTTGAGAAGGAAGGCCCTGTTGGTTTTGTTGCCTCTATTAGTACACATGCTGGAATTGACCAGAAAACTCTGAAGTTCTGTTATGATCGCCTACACTCACTCATGATGACGTTGGAAATTACTGACACAGATGAGTTCTTACACATCCAAACAATCTGTGACTTCGCGACACTTGTGGGGACATACACTCGCGGTTTCTCTATTATAATCGAACCATTTGATGAGAGAATGCCACATATTCCTGATCCTGTTTTGCAG CTTAGCTGTCATGATGCATCTCTTGCCATAAAACCTGTATTTGATCGATTTCAATCAGTTGTGATTACATCTGGAACCTTGAGCCCGATTGATCTCTACCCCCGTCTTCTCAATTTCCATCCTGTCGTCAGTCGAAGTTTTACAATGTCATTAACAAGAGATTGCATCTGCCCAATGGTTCTCACACGTGGAAG TGATCAGCTTCCGGTAAGTACCAAATTTGATATGAGAAGTGATCTTGGCGTAGTAAGGAACTACGGGAGGCTGCTGCTGGAGATGGTTTCTGTTGTCCCAGATGGGGTTGTATGTTTCTTTGTCAGTTACTCTTATATGGATGGAATAGTCAATAGCTGGAACGAAAATGGAATTTTAAAG GAAATAATGCAGCATAAGCTTGTTTTCATTGAGACCCAAGATGTCGTTGAAACTACTTTGGCTCTTGACAATTACCGGAAGGCTTGTGATTGTGGGAGAGGTGCTGTCTTTTTGTCTGTTGCCAG GGGAAAAGTAGCTGAAGGGATAGACTTTGATCGACATTATGGACGATTGGTGATCATGTTTGGTATTCCTTTTCAGTACACATTAAGCAA GATTTTGCTGGCGCGGCTGGAATACTTGCGGGATACCTTTCAAATAAAGGAAGGAGattttttgacttttgatGCCTTG AGACAAGCTGCTCAATGTGTAGGCCGAGTCATCCGGTCAAAAGCAGACTATGGCATGATGATATTTGCTGACAAAAG ATATAGCCGTCATGACAAGAGATCCAAATTGCCAGGGTGGATACTGTCACATTTACGTGATGCCCACCTAAATTTGAGCACAGACATGGCTCTGCATATAGCACGAGAG TTCCTTAGGAAGATGGCTCAACCATATGATAAGGCTGGTAGCGTAAGTGGTAGGAAAACCCTTTTGTCCCAAGAAGACTTGGAAAATATGGGCGAAAGCATCGCTGATGAAATGTTGCGTTAA
- the LOC18767836 gene encoding basic helix-loop-helix protein A (The sequence of the model RefSeq protein was modified relative to this genomic sequence to represent the inferred CDS: added 89 bases not found in genome assembly) translates to MAAPPSSSRLRSMLQASVQSVQWTYSLFWQICPQQGILVWSDGYYNGAIKTRKTVQPMEVSAEEASLQRSQQLRELYDSLSAGETNQPPARRPCASLSPEDLTESEWFYLMCVSFSFPPGVGLPGKAYARRQHVWLTGANEVDSKTFSRAILAKSARIQTVVCIPLLDGVVELGTIERVPEDNALVQHVKTFFVDHNHHPPPKPALSEHSTSNPATSSDHPHFHSPHLPAMCPDPPLDAAQEDEEEDEEEEDQEEDEEAESDSEAETGRNGQPVAPGPNPPAVSAPAAEPSELMQLEMSEDIRLGSPDDASNNLDSDFHLLAVSQSRVNPADQQRQADSYRAESTRRWPSVQEPLSSGLQPPPQGPLALEELTHDDTHYSETVSTILQRQATRWTDSSSTDQVAYSAQSAFIKWTTRVEHHMLVPIEGTSQWLLKYILFSVPFLHTKYRDENSPKSHEGDASTRLRKGTPQDELSANHVMAERRRREKLNERFIILRSLVPFVTKMDKASILGDTIEYVKQLRKKIQDLEARNVQMEDDQRSRSSGEIHRSNSMKELRSGLTVVERTRVGPPGSDKRKLRIVEGSGGAAVAKPKMMEESPPSPPPPPPQSSPTPMVTGTSLEVSIIESDGLLELQCPYREGLLLDIMQTLRELRIETTVVQSSLNNGFFVAELRAKVKENVNGKKISITEVKRVINQIIPQSDS, encoded by the exons ATGGCTGCACCGCCAAGTAGCAGCAGGCTCCGCAGCATGTTGCAGGCGTCAGTCCAATCTGTCCAATGGACTTACAGTCTCTTCTGGCAAATCTGTCCACAACAAGG GATCTTAGTATGGTCAGATGGGTACTACAATGGAGCCATCAAGACGAGGAAGACGGTGCAACCCATGGAAGTCAGTGCAGAAGAGGCCTCTCTTCAGCGGAGCCAGCAGCTTAGAGAACTGTATGACTCATTGTCTGCCGGAGAAACTAACCAGCCCCCGGCACGCCGCCCTTGCGCCTCCTTATCCCCCGAGGACTTAACCGAATCCGAATGGTTCTACTTGATGTGTGTCTCCTTCTCTTTCCCCCCTGGGGTGGG GTTGCCAGGAAAAGCATATGCGAGGAGGCAGCATGTATGGCTCACCGGTGCAAACGAAGTCGATAGCAAAACCTTTTCCAGAGCTATCTTAGCCaag AGTGCTCGTATACAG ACGGTGGTTTGCATTCCTCTACTAGACGGCGTCGTCGAACTAGGCACCATAGAGAGG GTTCCGGAAGACAATGCCTTGGTCCAACATGTCAAAACCTTCTTCGTTGACCACAACCACCATCCTCCTCCAAAACCCGCCCTCTCCGAGCACTCAACCTCCAACCCCGCCAC AGGACGAGGAAGAGGAGGATCAAGAGGAGGACGAGGAGGCAGAGTCAGACTCCGAAGCCGAAACGGGCCGCAACGGTCAGCCCGTTGCTCCCGGTCCAAACCCTCCAGCGGTTTCGGCCCCCGCAGCAGAGCCGAGCGAGCTCATGCAGCTAGAGATGTCCGAGGACATCCGGCTCGGCTCTCCGGACGACGCGTCCAACAATTTAGACTCGGATTTCCACTTACTAGCAGTGAGCCAGTCTAGGGTTAACCCAGCCGATCAACAGCGCCAAGCTGACTCGTATCGAGCCGAGTCAACTCGCCGGTGGCCGTCCGTACAAGAGCCACTCAGCAGCGGGCTCCAACCGCCACCCCAAG GACCCCTGGCATTGGAGGAGTTGACACATGATGACACTCACTATTCTGAAACAGTCTCCACCATACTTCAAAGGCAGGCGACTAGGTGGACGGATTCCTCGTCCACCGATCAGGTCGCCTACTCAGCCCAATCAGCATTCATCAAGTGGACGACTCGCGTTGAACATCACATGCTGGTGCCAATTGAGGGCACGTCCCAATGGCTCCTTAAATACATCTTGTTCAGCGTTCCGTTCCTCCACACAAAATACCGCGACGAGAACTCGCCAAAATCTCATGAGGGCGATGCTTCCACTCGGTTGAGGAAAGGGACCCCACAAGATGAGCTCAGCGCCAATCATGTCATGGCGGAACGGCGTCGTCGCGAGAAGCTTAATGAGAGGTTCATTATACTAAGGTCGCTAGTGCCCTTTGTGACAAAAATGGACAAGGCCTCGATATTAGGGGACACGATCGAGTACGTGAAGCAATTGCGTAAGAAGATTCAGGATCTTGAGGCACGTAACGTGCAGATGGAGGATGATCAACGGTCAAGATCATCCGGGGAAATACATAGGTCAAATAGTATGAAAGAGTTGCGGAGCGGGCTCACGGTAGTGGAGCGGACCCGGGTTGGTCCACCCGGGTCGGATAAAAGGAAGTTAAGGATTGTAGAGGGAAGTGGTGGTGCGGCCGTTGCCAAGCCTAAAATGATGGAGGAGTCACCACCTtcaccaccgccaccaccaccacaatcaTCACCGACACCTATGGTGACGGGTACCTCTCTAGAGGTGTCGATAATCGAGAGTGACGGGTTGTTGGAGCTCCAATGCCCGTATAGAGAAGGGTTGTTGCTTGATATCATGCAAACTCTAAGAGAGCTAAGAATTGAGACGACAGTTGTCCAGTCCTCATTGAATAATGGGTTCTTCGTAGCTGAGCTGAGGGCCAAg gtGAAGGAGAATGTGAATGGCAAGAAAATAAGCATTACGGAAGTGAAGAGggtaataaatcaaataattcCCCAATCTGATTCCTAG
- the LOC18767835 gene encoding aluminum-activated malate transporter 8 gives MGSIVISVPADVELALPKHIGEKEEPKLSMFATIVSNLRQLQKRQQDMRKLLHSVKVATALVLVSLLYLLDPLYEQVGDNAMWAIMTVVVIFEFYAGATLSKGLNRGLGTILGGVMGFSAATFAQEVGGMGKGNAIIVGFSVFIFGGAATYSRLVPRIKKRYDYGAMIFILTFNLVVVSGLRAENVLELARERLSTIGMGFAVCIFISLLVFPTWASDELHHSTAHKFQDLADSIEGFLESYFRLDKENLKDDQPSSISRSCKSVLHSKSKDESLANFAKWEPWHGKFGFYYPWNKYLQVGELLRELATMVLSLKGSLQSPRQPSSSLRQSVKEPSEAVGLSLAWSLRELGESLMKMRRCPQENVILPKLKSMRLELSSMVSPVSNFGPLENVEGLAIATFVFLLTEMLEKVEELAKEVEEIGELAGFHSK, from the exons ATGGGTTCGATCGTGATATCTGTTCCAGCAGATGTTGAGCTTGCTCTTCCTAAACATATTGGAGAGAAAGAGGAGCCCAAACTTTCTATGTTTGCCACCATTGTTTCCAATCTTAGACAACTTCAGAAAAGGCAGCAGGATATGAGAAAGCTGCTTCACAGCGTCAAGGTTGCAACTGCACTGGTTTTGGTCTCACTTCTCTATCTTCTTGACCCTCTCTATGAGCAAGTTGGAGATAATGCCATGTGGGCTATAATGACGGTCGTCGTCATCTTTGAGTTCTACGCAG GTGCTACACTTAGTAAGGGTTTAAATCGTGGATTGGGAACAATATTAGGAGGTGTTATGGGGTTCTCAGCTGCAACTTTTGCTCAAGAAGTTGGTGGAATGGGCAAGGGCAACGCCATAATTGTTGGTTTTTCTGTGTTTATCTTCG GCGGAGCTGCAACATATTCTAGATTGGTCCCAAGgattaagaaaagatatgACTATGGAGCCATGATCTTCATCCTCACCTTCAATCTGGTGGTTGTGTCTGGTTTACGTGCCGAAAATGTGTTGGAATTAGCTCGCGAGCGCCTTTCAACCATCGGCATGGGATTTGCCGTTTGCATCTTCATAAGCTTGCTGGTGTTCCCCACATGGGCCAGTGATGAGCTTCACCACTCTACAGCTCATAAGTTCCAAGACCTTGCAGACTCAATTGAAG GATTCTTGGAGAGTTATTTTAGATTGgacaaagaaaatttgaaggaTGACCAGCCTAGTTCCATTTCCAGAAGTTGCAAATCGGTGTTGCACTCAAAGTCAAAGGATGAGTCtctg GCGAATTTTGCGAAATGGGAACCATGGCATGGAAAATTTGGTTTCTACTACCCATGGAATAAGTACCTACAAGTTGGAGAGCTTCTTAGAGAGCTAGCTACCATGGTCCTTTCCCTCAAAGGCTCTCTTCAATCTCCTAGAcag CCCTCGTCGAGCCTGAGGCAGTCAGTGAAAGAGCCAAGTGAAGCTGTGGGGTTGTCACTTGCATGGAGCCTGAGAGAGCTTGGAGAGAGCCTAATGAAGATGAGAAGGTGCCCTCAAGAGAATGTGATATTGCCCAAGTTGAAGTCAATGAGACTGGAGCTGAGCTCCATGGTGTCTCCAGTTTCCAACTTTGGACCTCTAGAGAATGTTGAAGGACTTGCAATTGCAACCTTTGTGTTCTTGTTGACAGAGATGCTTGAGAAAGTGGAAGAATTGGCAAAGGAggttgaagaaattggagagCTTGCTGGCTTTCATTCTAAATAG
- the LOC18768287 gene encoding antifungal protein ginkbilobin-2 encodes MAIHLMKIAATIVVVFIGFFGVATSTPDTNITSVLCNSGVYTAGDPFAVSLAYVLKELETATSTHKNYDFYDISPYPNAFAYGHASCNQNITTPDCTTCLGAAKTDMLGTCQNAIGGRAVLRDCAIRYEQYPFTN; translated from the coding sequence atgGCCATTCATCTCATGAAAATTGCAGCAACTATAGTCGTCGTCTTCATTGGGTTCTTCGGTGTGGCTACAAGCACTCCAGATACAAATATAACAAGCGTTCTCTGCAACTCTGGAGTGTATACAGCTGGTGATCCTTTTGCTGTAAGCCTAGCCTATGTTCTTAAGGAGTTGGAGACTGCAACATCAACACACAAGAATTATGACTTCTACGACATATCTCCTTACCCTAATGCATTTGCATATGGGCATGCTTCTTGTAACCAAAACATCACAACCCCAGATTGCACTACTTGTCTTGGTGCTGCAAAAACAGATATGCTAGGCACGTGTCAAAATGCGATAGGGGGTCGAGCGGTTCTTCGTGATTGTGCAATAAGGTATGAGCAATACCCATTTACTAACTGA